The Gemmatimonadota bacterium genome includes the window CCAGAAGGCCTTAACCTCGCACATGAGGAGTAACTCGCCGGATCATAATGCAAAAGGCACGCAGTCACCCGCGTCCCATCCGTGGACGGGACCAGGCTCCTACCGCTTGTATGCGCACGGTTTCAGGTTCTATTTCACTCGCCGTCAGGCGTGCTTTTCACCATTCCCTCACGGTACTGTTCACTATCGGTCACGAGGTCGTATTTAGCCTTGGAGGATGGTCCCCCCAGATTCAGCCGGGGTTTCACGTGTCCCGGCCTACTTGGGAACTCTGGCTCTCGACGCGGTGCGTTTCGCTTACGGGACTCTCACCCTCTGCGGTCCGCCGTTCCAGGCGCGTTCGACTACGCTTGCGTCTCGATTCTCCAGAGCCCCGCAACCCCGGCGGGCTTTAACCCCCACCGGTTTGGGCTATTCCCGTTTCGCTCGCCGCTACTCAGGGAATCTCATTTGATTTCTCTTCCTCCGGTTACTTAGATGTTTCAGTTCACCGGGTTCGCCCCCTCTCGGGTGACGGGGCATTACCCCCGCCGGGTTTCCCCATTCGGAAATCCTCGGGTCGAAGCTCGCTTGCAGCTCACCGAGGCTTATCGCAGCTTGCCACGTCCTTCATCGCCTCCTCGTGCCTAGGCATCCACCGTACGCACTTTACCACTTGACCAGCATTCGCCGGTCACACCGTTTAGCCGTCACACTTGCTTTGCGACCCGCTTCTCCGTGCCGGAGAAACGGACCTAAGGCTCTCATCACTACTCTCAACCTGATATTTTCAAACACCAAACGGGGCGTGCGGCATTTCGACGCCACCCCAGATCGATCGGTCTCTTGGACCAGGTATGCGAGTGCTTGAGCAGGAAGACTTCCGAGGTACCTTTCCGATCCGATGGCGGAGACGGTGCTCCGCGCCGGGCAACTTCGCCCACGGACCTTACTCGGTGTCTCCGGATAAGGAGGTGATCCAGCCGCAGGTTCCCCTACGGCTACCTTGTTACGACTTCGCCCCAGTCACCGAACTCGCCTTAGGCCGCTCCCTCCTCGAAGGTTGGGTCACGGACTTCGGGCGCTCCCGGCTTCCATGGCGTGACGGGCGGTGTGTACAAGGCCCGGGAACGTATTCACCGTGGCATGCTGATCCACGATTACTAGCGATTCCGACTTCATCCGAACTTGGACCGGCTTTTTGGGATTCGCTCCTCCTCGCGGGATTGCAACCCTTTGTGCCGGCCATTGTAGCACGTGTGTAGCCCCAAGCGTAAGGGCCATGATGACTTGACGTCGTCCCCACCTTCCTCCGGTTTGTCACCGGCAGTCCCCCATGAGTCCCCGACATTACTCGCTGGCAACATGAGGCGAGGGTTGCGCTCGTTGCGGGACTTAACCCAACATCTCACGACACGAGCTGACGACAGCCATGCAGCACCTGTTCCGCAGCCCATAGGGAGGGCCCCTGTTTCCAAGGGCTTTCCACGGAATGTCAAGCCTGGGTAAGGTTCTTCGCGTTGCTTCGAATTAAACCACATGCTCCACCGCTTGTGCGGGCCCCCGTCAATTCCTTTGAGTTTNNNNNNNNNNNNNNNNNNNNNNNNNNNNNNNNNNNNNNNNNNNNNNNNNNNNNNNNCCCGGCACCTAGTGCCCATCGTTTACGGCGTGGACTACCAGGGTATCTAATCCTGTTTGCTCCCCACGCTTTCGCGGATCAGCGTCAGAACCGGCCCAGCTAGCCGCCTTCGCCACAGGTGTTCTTCCTGATATCTACGCATTCCACCGCTACACCAGGAATTCCACTAGCCTCTACCGGTCTCCAGTCCACCAGTATCGTCTGCATTTCGCGGGGTTGAGCCCCGGATTTTCACAAACGACTTGATGAACCGCCTGCCCGCGCTTTACGCCCAGTAATTCCGAACAACGCTTGCGCCCCCCGTGTTACCGCGGCTGCTGGCACGGAGTTAGCCGGCGCTTCCTGCTGAGGGTACCGTCAGCCGTCGAGACTGTTCACCTCGACGGGATTCTTCCCCTCCGACAGTGGTTTACACCCCGAAGGGCGTCCTCCCACACACGGCGTCGCTGCGTCAGGCTTTCGCCCATTGCGCAATATTCCCTACTGCTGCCTCCCGTAGGAGTCTGGGCCGTATCTCAGTCCCAATGTGACGGATCATCCTCTCAGATCCGCTACGCGTCGTTGCCTTGGTAGGCCGTTACCCCACCAACAAGCTGATACGCCGCGACCCCCTCCCGTGGCGGGAGCTTGCAAGCAGAGGCTCCCTTTGGTCCCGAGGTCATGCGACTCCGGGACGTCATGCGGTATTAGCCCAGGTTTCCCCGGGTTGTCCCTCTCCGCGGGACAGGTTGGTCACGTGTTACTCACCCGTTCGCCACTCGGCTGCGGAGGCAAGCCTCCGCTCCTCGTTCGACTTGCATGTATTAAGCACGCCGCCAGCGTTCGTCCTGAGCCAGGATCAAACTCTCCGTTGAGAATAAAGCTTGATAAGCTCTGACAAACGCGCTCGGGCCTTCCGGCCTCGAGCTACGTTCGGAATCTACGTTATTTACCCTTGCCGACCGCGAGGTCGGTACCGGCGGGACGCAGTGCCCGCCGAAAGGGCCCACTCAAACACTCGCAACCCATGTTTTCAATCATCGTTTCCGGCCTTCCGGGATGAACCCGGCGAGGTCCGATCCGCGCCGAGGCGCCCTGAGGCATCTCGTGCACGGCCAGCCAAGTTACCAGCTTCGTCGCGGCGTGTCAACACCCGACGTTTTCGGATCGTGGCAGGGTGGATGACCGGACTTGAACCGGCGACCTCCGGATCCACAATCCGGCGCTCTAACCAACTGAGCTACACCCACCGTGGGGCCTGCTGGAGCGACGTGGGCCGAACCGGCAGCGTCCAGGAGATTCCCCGGGCGGCAGGAAAAGTATATGAGGGGAAGGCTCGTGTAAAGGGGGCACGCCGCGTAGCCCCGGAGGTCCGAGGCGTACGTGCCCTGGCAGGCGGACCGTCACGGTACCCGCTCATGGAACGCCGGTGATCCGCAACCGGCCACATCACCTAAGCGGCGATGTCGAGACCAAGGGATGCGCCCGGTAGGATTTGAACCTACGACCATCGGCTTAGAAGGCCGGTGCTCTATCCAGGCTGAGCTACGGGCGCGGGGGGAGCGTCGCCGGCACAGGTCCGAGTCCGGCCCCGCCGTGACGTTCGAGGTAAAGTTAACTCCGCGAGCGGGATCGCCGGAGCCGGGGAAACGGATGGTGCGGATGCCGAGGTGGGTTGGTGCGGCCCGAAGGATGAGAGGGCGTCGCGAGGCGAACACCACGGTTCCGTCGGCGGATGAGGCCTTCACCGACGGGCGCCTGGCATCCCTTTGAATAAAGGGCAGCCAAATTGGGGGCAGCTCGATCAAGGACCGCCGAGCCGAGCCGGGTTGCTTCCGGCGGATGAACGAGTCTCGAATCGCCGGAGCGAGAACGGCGACCGCGACCGCGAGCCGGCCCGGAGCACTCCATTCCTCCGCCTGCGGCGTGGCTCCGCTATCTTGTCGGAACGACTTCGGGGCGTGGCGCAGCCCGGTAGCGCGCCTGCTTTGGGAGCAGGAGGTCGCCGGTTCGAATCCGGCCGCCCCGATTGGGGTTACCCGAAGCAGGAGGCGAATCCCGCGTCAGCGGACGCCGGTCGCGACGACGCTTGGGCGCCGCCCTGGCGAACGCCTCCCGGCGGATTGGGACCGGTGGCGTACCGCGACCCGTTCGGCGCGTTGTCGCCCGATGGCCGCCCCTTGACACGAAGCGGGGCTGGGTTAGAAGATTCGGGGGGGACGGATCGTCCCTTCTCATTCTTCCATCAACATGAGGTTAGACAGCAAGATGTCCACAACCGAATCCCGCCTCAGCGCACTCATCGACGAGCACCTGGATCTGGGCCATGCACCGGACTTCGACATGGCGTTCGGCGACGCCGGCGTGTCCTCTCTGGACTGCGTCGCCTTCGTGAAGCTGGTGACGAAGGAATTCGCCGTCGAGATCTCTCCCGAGGAATGGATGGGTCTCAGATCTCTGCGGGGTCTGGCCGCGCATATCGACGCCGCGACCTGATCCAGGCGCATCCCGACTCCCCGTGCGGCGCCCCGCCGGGCGTCTGCCGGTTTGAACATACGGGTCCGGAGATGCAGCGGCCGCCGACATGAGTGGTGCGGCCCACTGGGAGATCCCCGCCCCACGCTCCGTATACGAGGTCCGTCAGGGCGACGGCAGCGTCACGATTCTGCGCAGGCACGGGAACCCGGCCGGCCCGCGGCTCCTGCTGGGCCACGGAAACGGGCTCGCCATCGACTTCTACTACCCGTTCTGGTCGGAGCTGACGGATGACTTCGATGTGCTGCTCTACGATCTCAGGAACCACGGATGGAATGCCGTCGGGGAACGCACGGAGCACCACCTCCCCAACCTGGTCCGGGACCAGGAGCGCGTCATCGAAGCGACGGAGCGCCGGTACGGCGAACGGCCCACGATCGGGGTCTTCCATTCGCTTTCGGCACTGACGGCGCTCCTCTCGTCCACGCTCGGGACGGGCGGCTGCGACAGGCTGTCCGCATGGGTTCTCCTGGATCCGCCA containing:
- a CDS encoding acyl carrier protein — translated: MSTTESRLSALIDEHLDLGHAPDFDMAFGDAGVSSLDCVAFVKLVTKEFAVEISPEEWMGLRSLRGLAAHIDAAT